A stretch of DNA from Oryza brachyantha chromosome 4, ObraRS2, whole genome shotgun sequence:
AGGCGGGGGGcgaagtcgtcgtcgtcgacgacgacggcgacgtggaCCACGCAGATGGACCCGTCGTGCCCTCCGTTCCCgcaggcgccgccgctgcagctgcagcccGGTCTGCCCGGGCTGGAGCTGCCGACACTGGACCTggagcgcgtcggcggcgacggcagggcggcgctggcggcggcctGCCGGGATCTGGGCGTGTTCCGGGTGGTCAACCACGGCGTCCCCGGCGAGCTCCGTGGGCGGCTGATGGAGCTGGGGAAGCAGCTGCTGGGTCGGGAGCCCTTCGAGCTGAAGAAGGCGCAGCCGGGCTACTTCTGGGGAACGGCGGCGCTGCAGTCGCTCCGCGTCAAGGACGTCAACTGGCTGGAGGGGCTCCATGTCGATCTCGTCCCCggctcgtcgccgtctccgtcgcggGTCGGCGATGGTGGCGATGGCTGGATTCGGGTCAGGGCGCTCATGGCGGAGTACGGCGACCACATGGCCCGCATCGCCCGCAAGCTGTtcgacgccctcgccgccgagctgGGCCTCGACGGGCCCCAGACGGCGTCCTACCTCGCTGAGCGCCGGGGCTTCCTGCGCCTGTACCGCTACCCGCCCTGCCCCTCCTCCCACTCTCGCCTCGGGATGGAGCCCCACACCGACAGCTCCGTCCTCTCCATCATCCTCGGCCAGGACCACGCCGGCGGCCTGCAGGTGCTCCGTGGCGGCGCGTGGCACGACGTCTCCCCGGCGCCCGGCGAGCTCCTCGTCAACCTGGGCGACATGATGACGGCCATAAGCGGCGGCCTGTACCAGAGCGCGCGCCACAGGGTGCTGGCGAGCCGGCCCTCCACGGAGAGGCTGTCGTGCTGCTACTTCGCCTTCCCGCGGGACGACGCCGTCCTCGAGGCGCCCGGCGGCATCAGCAGCGCGTACAGGCCCTTCTCCTACAGGGAGTTCCGCGAGCAGGTGCAGGCCGACATCAAGGCCACCGGCACCAAGGTCGGCCTCAGCCGCTTCCACGCCACAACCACCAGGTTATCTTTGTTGCCAAATTGTTCTTGACTAGGGCTGCTGTGTTCTTTTCAgccagaaaaacaaaagattatctgattttctatagctatttaatagtataaataatgaaattaacaattaaGTAGTTGAAAATCTAGTTTAGAAATGTGTGGtgataatttctatatatattttttttcaaaaaacacatGCCATCAGTGCGTTTGCTAAAAGTCTTTGTGGTGTAATTAGCCGggtaaaaaactttatttgtaAAAGGTAGAATATGATGTGCCAGATTTTAGTACAGTAATCCAGGGTGTCAATTTGTGTTTGTAATGACAAGACTAACCGTATGTCTGAATAAAAGGAGAATACATTCATGATAAACCTTCCCGGTAACAATACATTTGAAGATAAATGATACTACAACCAATATATGGTAGATTATGACACCGTTTTACAATTCTTTCGAAATGCATATTATTTACCATGGACAGTAAGTATCACTTGGCATAGTTAGGAGCCTAAAATGTAACATATAATTCAGAATAATCAGTTCAGGATTTATTTTCACAGATGACCCGCTGTCGCTAAGCTAATATAAAGGATGGTATGTGTTGTGCGGGTGAGGTGGAAACAATCAATGTGATACAAATGGTAACAAAGGTGTGAAGCTCATGTCTTACAAGGAAACAA
This window harbors:
- the LOC102720595 gene encoding gibberellin 2-beta-dioxygenase 8-like — translated: MDPSCPPFPQAPPLQLQPGLPGLELPTLDLERVGGDGRAALAAACRDLGVFRVVNHGVPGELRGRLMELGKQLLGREPFELKKAQPGYFWGTAALQSLRVKDVNWLEGLHVDLVPGSSPSPSRVGDGGDGWIRVRALMAEYGDHMARIARKLFDALAAELGLDGPQTASYLAERRGFLRLYRYPPCPSSHSRLGMEPHTDSSVLSIILGQDHAGGLQVLRGGAWHDVSPAPGELLVNLGDMMTAISGGLYQSARHRVLASRPSTERLSCCYFAFPRDDAVLEAPGGISSAYRPFSYREFREQVQADIKATGTKVGLSRFHATTTR